The proteins below are encoded in one region of Paenacidovorax monticola:
- a CDS encoding glycosyltransferase family 2 protein translates to MNSPGVSLSIVVPVYRSEPILPLLVEKVQQEVGQLGLPDGFELILVNDASPDQSWKVIRDLAVRYSFVRGLSLRRNFGQHNATMAGLHQARGKMVVVMDDDLQHPPEAIPRMLAALEEGYDVCYTHYNNRQHALWKKLGSAFNDWAARHLLGKPRGLYLSSFKAMKSEVVAEIIRYDGPFAYVDGLILDVTRNIHAIEINHQARHVGEGNYNLRRSVSLWLKMATSFSILPLRIASYAGFLLSAVSLLMIIYVMVQKWMYPETPAGWSSLIATVLLIGGVQTLSIGMLGEYLGRTYLKLNHKPQFVVASRTWVETT, encoded by the coding sequence ATGAATTCGCCTGGCGTTTCTTTGTCCATTGTGGTGCCGGTCTATCGCAGCGAACCTATCTTGCCGCTGCTGGTCGAGAAGGTGCAGCAGGAAGTCGGCCAATTAGGACTGCCGGATGGTTTTGAGTTGATTTTGGTTAACGATGCGAGTCCCGATCAGAGCTGGAAGGTGATTCGTGATCTTGCAGTGCGTTACTCTTTTGTCCGTGGTCTTTCTCTGCGGCGCAATTTTGGCCAGCATAATGCAACCATGGCTGGCCTGCATCAGGCGCGGGGGAAGATGGTAGTGGTGATGGACGATGATCTGCAGCACCCACCAGAGGCTATTCCACGCATGCTCGCAGCGCTGGAAGAGGGATATGACGTGTGTTATACACACTACAACAATCGCCAGCATGCACTCTGGAAAAAGTTGGGGAGTGCGTTCAATGACTGGGCTGCGCGCCATTTGTTAGGAAAACCTCGGGGTTTATATTTGTCTTCATTCAAGGCAATGAAATCGGAGGTGGTTGCCGAAATTATTCGATACGATGGGCCGTTTGCTTATGTCGATGGGTTGATTCTGGATGTGACTCGCAATATTCATGCCATTGAAATCAATCATCAGGCTCGCCATGTGGGGGAGGGGAATTACAATCTCCGCCGTTCGGTGTCGCTCTGGTTGAAAATGGCTACCAGCTTCTCCATTTTGCCGCTTCGAATCGCTTCTTATGCGGGATTCTTGCTTTCTGCTGTCAGCCTGCTGATGATTATTTATGTCATGGTGCAGAAATGGATGTATCCGGAGACCCCCGCTGGGTGGTCATCTTTGATTGCTACTGTTTTGCTCATTGGTGGTGTTCAGACTTTGAGCATCGGCATGCTGGGTGAGTATCTGGGGCGCACATATCTCAAGCTGAATCACAAGCCGCAGTTTGTCGTCGCATCGCGCACGTGGGTGGAGACCACATGA
- a CDS encoding class I SAM-dependent methyltransferase, with amino-acid sequence MSRPEFDQYAADYDRILKEAMPSGLGESDYFAEYKVKLLARLLEGAEPRRVLDFGCGAGRSLPYLLQFFSKAECWGFDVSAESLKFAAQAAPRARLSCDWGMVAQQQFDVIFAANVFHHIEPAERVGALERCRRILAPDGKLFLFEHNPFNPLTRWVFERCPFDADAEMFSLERAREMSRQAGFLQEAHGYTLFFPKPLAWLRGLEPLLTRVPLGAQYYVQMAN; translated from the coding sequence ATGAGCAGGCCTGAATTTGATCAGTATGCGGCCGACTACGATCGGATACTGAAGGAGGCGATGCCTTCGGGATTAGGTGAGTCTGATTATTTCGCCGAATACAAGGTCAAACTGCTGGCCCGTCTTCTGGAAGGGGCAGAGCCACGCCGCGTGCTGGATTTCGGCTGCGGAGCCGGGCGAAGTCTGCCTTATTTATTGCAATTTTTCTCGAAAGCGGAATGCTGGGGGTTTGACGTATCGGCGGAGTCGCTGAAATTTGCTGCCCAAGCTGCGCCTAGGGCGCGCCTGAGTTGCGACTGGGGCATGGTTGCGCAGCAGCAGTTCGATGTTATCTTTGCTGCCAATGTTTTTCATCATATCGAGCCCGCTGAACGAGTGGGGGCGCTTGAGCGTTGCCGCAGGATATTAGCTCCTGACGGAAAGCTCTTCCTGTTTGAGCACAACCCGTTCAATCCCTTGACTCGGTGGGTTTTTGAGCGCTGCCCCTTTGATGCCGATGCTGAAATGTTTAGCTTGGAGCGTGCGCGGGAGATGTCCCGTCAGGCGGGATTTTTGCAGGAAGCGCATGGCTATACCTTGTTTTTCCCCAAGCCGCTGGCTTGGCTGCGCGGACTTGAGCCGCTGCTGACGAGGGTGCCATTGGGGGCGCAATATTATGTCCAAATGGCAAACTGA
- a CDS encoding GtrA family protein, with translation MSKWQTEVRLLARFLSSGVVNTFLGFAIIFALMAVGVQPLWANFAGYATGFFLGFVLSRNFVFRSNGRFVTQSLRYLMSFAMCFVLNLLVLQAGLQHMAAIPAQILASAAYTASMFLLARLWVYQNVS, from the coding sequence ATGTCCAAATGGCAAACTGAAGTACGGCTGCTGGCCCGCTTTCTAAGTAGTGGTGTGGTCAATACTTTTTTAGGATTTGCGATCATTTTTGCGCTGATGGCGGTGGGCGTGCAACCCCTCTGGGCTAATTTTGCCGGTTATGCCACAGGTTTTTTTCTGGGTTTTGTGTTGTCGCGAAATTTCGTTTTTCGAAGCAATGGCAGGTTTGTGACACAAAGTTTGCGTTATTTGATGAGTTTTGCCATGTGTTTTGTGCTGAATCTGCTGGTGTTGCAGGCGGGGTTGCAGCATATGGCTGCGATTCCCGCACAAATACTGGCTTCAGCGGCGTACACTGCAAGTATGTTCTTATTGGCGCGTCTTTGGGTTTATCAGAATGTCTCTTGA
- the gmd gene encoding GDP-mannose 4,6-dehydratase: MKVALITGVTGQDGAYLAELLLGKGYEVHGVKRRSSLLNTDRIDHLYQDPHVQGRRFFLHYGDMTDSSSLIRIIQQVQPDEIYNLAAQSHVAVSFEEPEYTANSDALGPLRILEAIRILGLEKKTRFYQASTSELYGLVQEVPQKETTPFYPRSPYAVAKLYAYWITVNYREAYGIYACNGILFNHESPVRGETFVTRKITRAMARIKLGLQDCLYLGNLDARRDWGHARDYVEMQWLMLQQDKPEDFVIATGVQYSVRDFVDAAARELGISIQWSGQGVDEVGSDGRGRVIVRVDPRYFRPTEVETLLGDATRAKEKLGWVPRTSFDELVAEMVREDLKSAERDELVKKHGFSAYDFHE; encoded by the coding sequence ATGAAAGTTGCACTGATTACAGGCGTCACTGGTCAAGATGGCGCTTATCTTGCCGAGCTACTCTTGGGTAAAGGCTATGAGGTCCATGGGGTCAAGAGGCGGTCATCATTGCTCAATACCGATCGCATCGATCACCTCTACCAAGATCCCCATGTCCAGGGACGGCGGTTCTTTCTACATTATGGTGACATGACGGATTCGTCCAGTCTGATACGCATCATTCAGCAGGTTCAGCCCGACGAAATCTATAACCTGGCAGCGCAGTCTCACGTAGCGGTTTCCTTTGAAGAGCCCGAATACACGGCCAATTCGGATGCTTTGGGGCCGTTGCGCATACTCGAGGCCATTCGCATTCTGGGCCTGGAGAAAAAAACCCGCTTCTATCAAGCCAGCACCAGCGAACTGTATGGGCTGGTGCAGGAGGTGCCGCAGAAGGAGACCACGCCTTTCTATCCGCGCAGTCCATATGCTGTGGCCAAGCTCTACGCCTACTGGATCACGGTCAATTACCGTGAGGCCTACGGCATCTATGCCTGCAATGGCATCCTTTTCAACCACGAATCGCCTGTGCGGGGTGAGACCTTTGTCACGCGCAAGATCACCCGTGCGATGGCTCGCATCAAGTTGGGGCTGCAGGACTGTCTGTACCTGGGCAACCTCGATGCCCGGCGGGACTGGGGGCATGCGCGCGATTATGTGGAGATGCAATGGCTGATGCTGCAGCAGGACAAGCCGGAAGACTTCGTCATTGCCACGGGCGTGCAGTACAGCGTGCGCGATTTTGTGGATGCGGCTGCCCGTGAATTGGGTATTTCCATCCAGTGGAGTGGCCAGGGCGTGGATGAGGTGGGTTCTGATGGGCGGGGGCGGGTCATCGTGCGCGTCGATCCGCGCTATTTCCGTCCTACCGAGGTCGAGACGCTGCTGGGCGACGCCACGCGGGCCAAGGAGAAGCTGGGCTGGGTACCCAGGACCTCATTTGACGAACTGGTTGCAGAGATGGTGCGCGAGGACCTCAAGAGTGCCGAGCGCGATGAACTGGTCAAGAAACATGGTTTTTCAGCCTATGACTTCCATGAGTGA
- a CDS encoding glycosyltransferase family 2 protein: MSLAQALVTVAVPSFRQGRFLDQALSSLFAQDVPVEVFVLDGGSDDGTLAVLERWKDRLAGWRSHADGGQSEAINEGIAMGRAPYVCWLNSDDWLLPQGLSRLVAALEQAPGAALAYGRTWDWMEATGRRRHSLVLPFSEWAMARVNVISQPGTLMRRSAWEAVGGVDASLHMAMDYDLWWRLYRLAGPPVRVPEVVAVNRVHGQTKTNTQRRRHYQEAMAVVRKYHGKVPLKWWLAQPYAVWWRSWRGAAGE; this comes from the coding sequence ATGAGCCTGGCCCAGGCGCTGGTGACCGTGGCCGTGCCGTCGTTTCGCCAGGGACGCTTTCTGGACCAGGCCTTGTCTTCCCTCTTTGCGCAGGACGTGCCGGTGGAGGTCTTCGTCCTGGATGGCGGGTCGGACGACGGGACGCTGGCCGTGCTGGAGCGGTGGAAAGACCGGCTGGCGGGCTGGCGCAGCCATGCTGATGGGGGACAGTCCGAGGCCATCAATGAAGGCATAGCCATGGGGCGTGCGCCCTATGTCTGCTGGCTCAACAGCGACGATTGGCTGCTGCCCCAGGGGCTGTCGCGTCTCGTGGCGGCGCTGGAGCAAGCGCCCGGCGCGGCGCTCGCCTATGGCCGCACGTGGGACTGGATGGAGGCGACAGGCCGGCGCCGCCACTCACTGGTGCTGCCCTTCAGCGAGTGGGCGATGGCGCGGGTCAATGTCATTTCCCAGCCCGGCACGCTGATGCGGCGCAGCGCCTGGGAGGCGGTGGGGGGCGTTGACGCCAGTCTGCACATGGCGATGGATTACGACCTGTGGTGGCGGCTGTACCGCCTTGCGGGGCCGCCCGTGAGGGTGCCGGAGGTGGTGGCCGTCAATCGTGTGCATGGACAGACCAAGACCAACACGCAGCGGCGGCGGCATTACCAGGAGGCGATGGCCGTGGTTCGAAAATACCATGGCAAGGTGCCGCTCAAATGGTGGCTGGCCCAGCCGTACGCGGTTTGGTGGCGCAGCTGGCGCGGTGCTGCGGGAGAGTAA
- the cysN gene encoding sulfate adenylyltransferase subunit CysN — protein MAAAPQPPATTTDLNHWLTQQAQQDTLRFITCGSVDDGKSTLIGRLLWESQNILDDQLAALAADSRRHGTQGEQVDLALLVDGLAAEREQGITIDVAYRFFATPRRKFIAADTPGHEQYTRNMVTGASTADAAVLLIDARQGVLTQTRRHAFIMGLLGIRHVILAINKMDLVDYQQERFETLVADFSRAAESLGFHSMTAIPLSALLGDNITSASANTPWYQGPTLLGCLETINAHPPHCDKMVFPVQWVSRPHASFRGFSGTLASGQLAVGDALRITASGQTATLASIVTADGSQAAAHTGDAVTLVLDREVDASRGDVIALADQPLEMTDQFEATLVWMHDEPGLMGRVYDLKLAHQWAGCSITSLKYRVNVNTQAHESCKQLALNDIVVANLALSKPVVFEPYRESPTLGGFILVDKFTHATVAAGMIRHNLRRAQNVHRQALSITREDRERLNGHPGKVIWFTGLSGSGKSTIANALEKALHAQGRRTYILDGDNVRQGLNKDLGFTDADRVENIRRVAEIAKLMMDAGLIVMTAFISPFRAERQMARELVGAVNFIEVFVDTPLEVCEQRDPKGLYKKARSGQLPNMTGINSPYEPPDSPSVAVQAATTATEKAVEQVMQALSISHGFQ, from the coding sequence ATCGCAGCCGCACCCCAGCCCCCAGCGACAACCACGGACCTCAACCACTGGCTCACCCAACAGGCGCAGCAAGACACCCTGCGCTTCATCACCTGCGGCAGTGTGGATGACGGCAAAAGCACGCTGATCGGCCGCCTGCTGTGGGAATCTCAGAACATACTGGACGACCAGTTGGCCGCTCTGGCAGCGGACTCCAGGCGCCACGGCACGCAAGGCGAGCAGGTGGATCTGGCCCTGCTGGTGGACGGCCTGGCAGCTGAACGGGAGCAAGGCATTACCATCGATGTGGCCTACCGCTTCTTCGCCACCCCGCGCCGCAAGTTCATCGCGGCCGATACGCCAGGACACGAGCAGTACACCCGCAACATGGTCACCGGTGCATCCACCGCGGATGCGGCAGTACTGCTCATCGACGCGCGTCAGGGTGTGCTTACCCAGACTCGGCGACACGCCTTCATCATGGGCCTGCTCGGCATCCGGCACGTGATCCTGGCCATCAACAAAATGGACCTAGTGGACTACCAGCAGGAGCGGTTCGAAACCCTTGTGGCCGATTTCTCGCGGGCGGCGGAATCGTTGGGCTTCCACAGCATGACCGCCATTCCACTGTCGGCCTTGCTGGGAGACAACATCACCTCTGCGTCAGCAAACACGCCCTGGTACCAGGGCCCCACGCTGCTGGGCTGCCTGGAGACCATCAACGCCCATCCGCCCCATTGCGACAAAATGGTGTTCCCGGTGCAATGGGTGAGCCGCCCTCATGCCAGCTTCCGCGGATTCAGCGGGACCCTGGCTTCGGGCCAACTCGCGGTGGGCGATGCATTGCGGATCACGGCATCCGGGCAAACCGCCACTCTGGCGAGCATAGTGACGGCTGACGGGAGCCAAGCGGCCGCCCATACGGGCGACGCCGTGACCCTGGTACTGGACCGAGAGGTAGACGCCTCTCGTGGAGACGTCATTGCCCTGGCCGACCAACCGCTGGAGATGACCGATCAGTTCGAAGCCACCCTGGTATGGATGCACGACGAACCCGGGCTCATGGGCCGCGTGTACGACCTCAAGCTCGCCCACCAGTGGGCCGGCTGCAGCATCACCAGCCTGAAGTACCGCGTGAACGTCAATACCCAGGCGCATGAGTCGTGCAAGCAGCTCGCCCTGAATGACATCGTGGTGGCCAACCTGGCGCTCAGCAAGCCGGTGGTGTTCGAACCCTACCGGGAATCCCCCACCCTGGGCGGCTTCATCCTGGTCGACAAATTCACCCACGCCACCGTGGCGGCAGGCATGATCCGCCACAACCTGCGCCGGGCCCAGAATGTCCATCGGCAAGCCCTGAGCATCACCCGCGAAGACCGCGAACGGCTCAACGGCCATCCGGGCAAGGTGATCTGGTTCACAGGCCTCTCGGGCTCCGGCAAGTCCACGATCGCCAACGCGCTCGAAAAGGCACTGCATGCCCAAGGCCGGCGCACCTATATCCTCGACGGAGACAACGTCCGACAGGGACTGAACAAGGACCTGGGCTTCACCGACGCCGACCGGGTGGAGAACATCCGCCGCGTGGCCGAGATCGCCAAGCTGATGATGGACGCAGGGCTCATCGTCATGACCGCCTTCATCAGCCCATTCCGGGCCGAACGCCAGATGGCCCGGGAACTCGTCGGCGCCGTGAACTTCATCGAGGTATTTGTTGATACGCCACTCGAAGTGTGCGAGCAGCGCGATCCAAAGGGGCTGTACAAGAAGGCCCGCAGCGGACAGCTTCCCAACATGACCGGCATCAACAGCCCTTATGAGCCGCCAGACAGCCCATCCGTCGCAGTGCAGGCCGCCACCACAGCCACGGAGAAAGCCGTTGAACAGGTCATGCAGGCCCTATCCATATCACATGGTTTTCAATGA
- the cysD gene encoding sulfate adenylyltransferase subunit CysD yields MSPHLKRLEAESIHILREAVAEARNPAMLYSIGKDSSVMLHLARKAFHPGTPPFPLLHVDTRWKFQDMYEFRDRMVRESGLQLLVHINPEAIEKNINPFDHGSALHTDITKTEGLKQALDQHQFDVVFGGARRDEERSRAKERVFSFRTATHRWDPKNQRPELWNLYNARKGPGESIRVFPLSNWTELDIWQYIYHEEIAVVPLYLAQPRPVVIRPGMIMMVDDERCRLQPGEEIQIRKVRFRTLGCYPLTGAIESEAETMEDILLELINARQSERQGRKIDTDSAGSMEKKKQEGYF; encoded by the coding sequence CTGTCACCCCATCTCAAGCGGCTGGAAGCAGAAAGCATCCATATCCTCCGCGAAGCGGTGGCCGAGGCGCGAAACCCCGCCATGCTCTACTCCATCGGCAAAGACAGCAGTGTCATGCTGCACCTGGCACGCAAGGCGTTCCACCCCGGCACGCCACCATTCCCCCTGCTGCATGTGGACACACGCTGGAAATTCCAGGACATGTACGAATTCAGGGATCGCATGGTCCGGGAAAGCGGACTGCAGTTGCTGGTTCACATCAACCCCGAGGCCATAGAGAAGAACATCAACCCCTTCGACCACGGATCCGCCCTGCACACCGACATCACCAAGACCGAAGGGTTGAAGCAGGCACTGGATCAGCATCAGTTTGACGTCGTGTTTGGGGGGGCCCGCCGGGACGAAGAAAGGTCGCGCGCCAAAGAGCGGGTGTTTTCCTTCCGCACCGCCACCCACCGGTGGGACCCCAAGAACCAGCGCCCGGAACTCTGGAATCTGTACAACGCACGCAAAGGCCCCGGTGAAAGCATTCGGGTGTTTCCGCTCTCCAATTGGACCGAACTGGACATCTGGCAGTACATCTACCACGAGGAAATTGCGGTGGTGCCGCTGTACCTTGCCCAACCGCGGCCCGTCGTGATCCGCCCCGGGATGATCATGATGGTGGACGACGAGCGCTGCCGCCTGCAACCGGGGGAAGAAATCCAGATCCGCAAAGTGCGCTTTCGCACCCTGGGCTGCTACCCACTGACTGGGGCCATCGAGTCCGAGGCCGAAACCATGGAAGACATCTTGCTGGAGCTGATCAACGCCCGCCAGTCCGAGCGGCAGGGCCGCAAGATTGATACCGACAGCGCCGGATCCATGGAAAAGAAAAAGCAGGAGGGCTACTTCTGA
- the cysQ gene encoding 3'(2'),5'-bisphosphate nucleotidase CysQ encodes MRQLEVNALVPAVLDIARAAGNRVLDIYGTSQVDVRSKEDLSPVTEADLASHDCLVRGLQGLGMGWPVVSEEDTASLPHRRADGCYWLLDPLDGTKEFIGRNGEFTVNIALIDNGSPMLGVVAAPALGLVYWGAPGVGAYRVSSAGTAAIRVAPPLEGGRRPLRVVASRSHMDEATQAFIGRLGPVELVQAGSSLKFCMVAEGAADLYPRFAPTCEWDTAAAQAVLEAAGGCVVAWDGAPLRYGKPEVLNASFIAAASAQIIGRH; translated from the coding sequence ATGCGTCAATTGGAAGTGAATGCACTTGTTCCTGCCGTGCTGGACATTGCTCGTGCCGCAGGGAACCGGGTCCTGGACATCTACGGCACGTCGCAGGTGGATGTGCGCAGCAAGGAGGATCTCAGCCCGGTGACCGAGGCGGACCTCGCTTCCCATGACTGCCTGGTGCGTGGCCTGCAGGGCCTGGGGATGGGGTGGCCGGTTGTGTCCGAGGAGGACACCGCATCCTTGCCACATCGGCGGGCGGATGGCTGCTATTGGCTACTGGATCCCTTGGATGGAACCAAGGAGTTCATCGGCCGCAACGGCGAATTCACCGTCAACATCGCCTTGATCGACAACGGATCTCCCATGCTGGGGGTGGTGGCGGCTCCCGCGCTCGGGCTGGTGTACTGGGGGGCTCCGGGCGTGGGGGCGTATCGCGTGTCCTCTGCGGGGACGGCCGCTATTCGTGTGGCACCACCGCTGGAGGGCGGCCGCCGGCCATTGCGTGTAGTGGCCAGCCGAAGCCATATGGATGAGGCCACGCAGGCTTTCATTGGCCGCTTGGGGCCCGTGGAACTTGTGCAGGCAGGTAGTTCGCTCAAGTTCTGCATGGTGGCGGAAGGGGCGGCGGACCTGTATCCGCGCTTCGCACCCACCTGCGAATGGGATACCGCCGCAGCGCAGGCGGTGCTGGAGGCCGCGGGAGGGTGCGTGGTGGCATGGGATGGCGCGCCTTTGCGCTACGGCAAGCCCGAGGTGCTGAATGCGTCTTTCATCGCTGCCGCCTCTGCGCAGATCATTGGCCGTCATTGA
- a CDS encoding tetratricopeptide repeat protein, with protein MFPSSKAPYWFALALLLAVLCIYVPGLNNELLFDDELLKNGTVFGGYGNLLDFKQRMLSYGSFVWIEFLVGPGWWKQRIANIALHLGVIIAVHALLQRLMAHARFPQDIEEQPHFAASRAAALRVGLVLFALNPVAVYAVGYLAQRSILMATLFATLACWSFVKALETRRIGWYAGAVLGYALAVMSKEHAVMTAALAIPLYIFVRRPPAKTLALMAAAVLLLLGTAAALLLTVYGDLIGRIFDAQSAAFAQQLEALRPGITQRIYPLSILNEAALFFSYGLRWLIPYTGWMSIDLRPPFPLGFASWQLAGAIGYIALLAGSIWALLQRRDTLALVAVCLLFPLLWYITEFATVWIQDPFVLYRSYLWAVTLPGLLAIALTGFQPRTIYIFGLVLGMALSTLAIERMLSLKDEAAVWADAAEKIDRSAPANAVGRSRPFLNLGAYQFRQGLVEQAERSLRMAQSLGDKGELGAAIHLGLGQIQQQRGQHAQALQAFAAAEAEGLDNVALHYHRGESLYALGQLAPALQSFGLALSAAEKDTKHSQQVSTLRLRRAEVALDARQYSQAIHDFKLLRQERPDNELLTQGLARALAQSGKVEQAIALFDEAIKRNPSAESYYGRAMVYYNTGRTQFALQDLDQAIRLSPRNSQYRQIRNQIGQAPSAAKP; from the coding sequence ATGTTCCCATCCTCCAAAGCACCCTATTGGTTTGCCTTGGCGTTGCTGTTGGCAGTGCTCTGCATCTACGTGCCAGGGCTGAACAACGAGCTGCTGTTCGACGACGAACTCCTGAAGAATGGCACCGTCTTCGGTGGCTATGGCAATCTGCTCGACTTCAAGCAACGCATGCTGTCCTACGGGAGCTTCGTATGGATAGAGTTCCTGGTGGGCCCAGGATGGTGGAAGCAACGCATCGCCAATATTGCACTGCACCTGGGAGTGATCATTGCAGTGCATGCGCTGCTGCAACGGCTCATGGCGCATGCACGCTTTCCGCAGGATATAGAGGAGCAACCGCACTTTGCGGCCTCCCGCGCTGCGGCACTGCGGGTTGGCCTTGTGCTTTTCGCGCTCAATCCTGTCGCCGTCTATGCGGTGGGCTACCTTGCGCAGCGCTCCATCCTCATGGCCACGCTGTTCGCCACCCTCGCGTGCTGGTCCTTCGTGAAGGCCCTCGAGACACGGCGCATCGGCTGGTATGCAGGGGCAGTACTGGGCTATGCACTGGCCGTCATGTCCAAGGAACATGCCGTCATGACCGCCGCCCTGGCGATCCCGCTCTACATCTTCGTACGACGCCCCCCGGCAAAGACCCTGGCCCTCATGGCTGCCGCTGTTCTGCTGCTGCTCGGAACCGCAGCGGCGCTTCTCCTGACGGTTTACGGCGACCTGATCGGTCGCATCTTCGACGCCCAATCCGCCGCATTCGCGCAGCAACTCGAAGCCTTGCGGCCCGGAATCACGCAGAGAATCTATCCGCTCAGCATTCTGAATGAAGCCGCGCTTTTCTTCAGCTACGGGCTGCGCTGGCTCATTCCCTACACAGGCTGGATGTCGATCGACCTGCGTCCTCCATTCCCCCTGGGATTTGCGTCATGGCAATTGGCAGGGGCCATCGGCTACATCGCACTTCTGGCTGGATCGATCTGGGCGCTGCTGCAGCGCCGAGACACCTTGGCCCTCGTGGCAGTCTGCCTCCTTTTTCCTTTGCTCTGGTACATCACGGAGTTCGCCACCGTCTGGATACAGGATCCATTCGTGCTTTACCGGAGCTATCTCTGGGCCGTGACCTTGCCAGGACTGCTGGCCATCGCGCTCACCGGCTTCCAACCCCGGACGATCTATATCTTCGGCTTGGTGCTCGGCATGGCGCTGAGCACGCTGGCGATAGAAAGAATGCTCTCATTGAAGGATGAAGCTGCCGTTTGGGCCGATGCCGCCGAGAAGATCGACAGAAGCGCACCGGCCAATGCTGTGGGCCGCAGCCGCCCATTTTTGAATCTTGGCGCCTACCAATTCCGGCAAGGCCTGGTGGAGCAGGCAGAGCGCAGCCTCCGCATGGCGCAGTCCTTGGGGGACAAGGGGGAACTGGGGGCGGCAATCCACCTGGGCCTCGGCCAGATTCAGCAGCAACGCGGACAGCACGCCCAGGCCCTGCAGGCCTTTGCAGCCGCCGAGGCCGAGGGACTGGACAACGTGGCACTGCACTACCACCGCGGCGAATCACTGTACGCACTGGGCCAGCTTGCGCCGGCCTTGCAGAGTTTTGGCCTAGCGCTTTCCGCCGCTGAGAAAGATACGAAACATAGTCAGCAGGTATCCACACTGCGCCTGCGGCGTGCGGAAGTGGCGCTTGACGCTCGGCAATATAGCCAGGCCATTCACGACTTCAAGCTGCTGCGGCAAGAACGACCTGACAATGAGCTTCTGACCCAGGGACTGGCCCGCGCACTCGCCCAAAGCGGAAAAGTCGAACAGGCCATAGCGCTCTTCGACGAAGCCATCAAGCGCAATCCCAGCGCTGAGTCGTACTACGGCCGTGCCATGGTCTACTACAACACGGGACGCACTCAGTTTGCCCTTCAAGATCTGGACCAGGCCATTCGGCTGAGTCCGCGCAATAGCCAGTACCGGCAAATACGCAACCAGATCGGCCAGGCGCCCAGCGCTGCCAAGCCATGA
- a CDS encoding LysE family translocator, which translates to MVAGAHFLALLSPGPDFFLIARGALAQGWRRASGICLGVALANGVFIVLALAGFSALRPGHPLFATLQWGGCLYLAWLGTRLLRSTGTPLTQARDAPEGRPLAANWGAGLRMGLASGLLNPKNALFYASLFSLLAGTGLGVQSAYGAWMFCAVLGWDLLVAAAIGHPAVVVRFARHLRAIERATGAVLLILALGVAVAALHNTGYSSIQRYL; encoded by the coding sequence ATGGTCGCGGGGGCCCACTTTCTGGCCTTGCTGAGCCCGGGCCCGGATTTCTTCCTCATCGCGCGCGGAGCGCTGGCCCAGGGCTGGCGCCGCGCCAGCGGCATCTGCCTGGGGGTGGCCCTGGCCAACGGGGTGTTCATCGTGCTGGCACTCGCGGGCTTCTCGGCCCTGCGGCCCGGCCACCCGTTGTTCGCCACGCTGCAATGGGGCGGATGCCTGTACCTGGCCTGGCTGGGCACCCGGCTGCTGCGCTCGACGGGAACGCCGCTCACGCAGGCGCGGGATGCTCCCGAAGGCCGCCCTCTCGCCGCCAACTGGGGAGCCGGCCTGCGCATGGGCCTGGCATCGGGCCTGCTGAACCCCAAGAACGCGCTGTTCTACGCCAGCCTGTTCTCGCTGCTGGCGGGCACGGGCCTGGGTGTGCAATCGGCCTACGGCGCATGGATGTTCTGTGCCGTGCTGGGCTGGGACCTGCTGGTGGCCGCCGCGATCGGACACCCGGCCGTGGTGGTCCGGTTTGCCCGGCATCTGCGCGCCATCGAACGCGCCACAGGGGCGGTGCTGCTGATCCTGGCCCTGGGGGTGGCCGTCGCAGCGCTTCACAACACCGGCTACAGTTCCATCCAACGCTATTTGTGA
- a CDS encoding helix-turn-helix domain-containing protein — protein MRRAFAPRLGRAPCAGLRGVLRAEPAAVFRSRLTGQGSGHRALHHRRALARWAAPRARPRYGFTAPGPGARPAAPAPCRSASPVHAGPGRRHGATHAGARLSCSHGAHPHAYQLDLRINAARGLLGAGGAPADVAQALGFYDQSHFQHAFKQRVAATPGVYRRTAAPC, from the coding sequence GTGCGCCGCGCCTTTGCGCCACGCCTGGGTCGTGCACCATGCGCCGGCCTACGCGGCGTTCTGCGCGCTGAACCAGCGGCTGTTTTCCGAAGCCGCCTCACCGGACAAGGTTCAGGCCATCGAGCGCTTCATCACCGAAGGGCTCTGGCGCGATGGGCAGCCCCTCGTGCTCGCCCCCGATACGGCTTCACCGCCCCTGGGCCGGGTGCTCGCCCTGCTGCACCGGCACCATGCCGATCGGCTTCCCCTGTCCATGCTGGCCCAGGCCGCCGGCATGGCGCCACGCACGCTGGCGCGCGCCTTTCGTGCAGCCACGGGGCTCACCCCCACGCCTACCAGCTCGACCTGCGCATCAACGCCGCGCGCGGCCTGCTGGGCGCGGGCGGTGCCCCGGCGGATGTGGCGCAGGCGCTGGGCTTCTACGACCAGAGCCATTTCCAGCACGCATTCAAGCAGCGCGTGGCGGCCACCCCCGGGGTGTACCGGCGCACGGCCGCCCCCTGCTGA